The following are encoded in a window of Limibacter armeniacum genomic DNA:
- a CDS encoding sensor histidine kinase: MIIPDKPYNETDRLAALFSYSILDTLPEPDYDNLTSIAAQICGTPISLITLIDQNRQWFKSHHGLAVTETPRDFAFCAHAIHDPDNILIVNDAREDKRFHDNPLVTGEPHVIFYAGVPLVNEEGATLGTLCVIDDTPKELTLGQIDALKALSKQVISLLELRRKKVVLEKELEEKTQRVKVLEQFAFEAAHDLKSPLNNISNLTKFLLKDFGQELPPAGQQLIELISVSSEKLKGLINGLLTYSKAEALQKEKKSAVSLTTFLEEIKSVYSMDKKANIRLNTDMTEIITNRFAFEQIIRNLVSNAIRYNDKEVVEVEIGVFGNEKYYECYVQDNGLGIPKVYHKKIFRAFEILERKDRYGQYGHGIGLAIVEKAINSLGGAIGVSSEKGKGTRFTFTLER; this comes from the coding sequence ATGATTATTCCAGACAAACCTTACAACGAGACTGATAGATTGGCAGCGCTCTTTTCGTATTCCATTCTCGATACATTACCAGAGCCTGATTATGATAATCTGACTTCTATTGCTGCTCAAATATGTGGTACTCCGATTTCATTAATTACACTGATTGACCAGAATAGGCAGTGGTTCAAATCTCATCATGGGCTGGCTGTTACAGAAACACCTCGAGATTTTGCCTTTTGTGCACACGCTATTCATGATCCAGATAACATATTAATCGTCAATGATGCCAGAGAAGACAAGCGCTTTCATGATAACCCATTGGTGACGGGAGAGCCTCATGTTATTTTCTATGCAGGAGTTCCCCTTGTTAATGAGGAAGGAGCGACGCTTGGTACTTTGTGTGTTATTGATGATACTCCCAAAGAGTTGACACTTGGTCAGATTGATGCTTTGAAGGCACTTTCAAAGCAGGTAATCAGCTTATTGGAACTTAGAAGAAAAAAGGTAGTACTTGAAAAAGAGCTGGAAGAAAAAACACAACGTGTAAAGGTGTTGGAGCAGTTTGCTTTTGAAGCAGCACATGACCTTAAATCGCCACTCAATAATATTTCTAACCTGACTAAGTTTTTGCTGAAGGATTTTGGGCAAGAGCTTCCTCCCGCAGGGCAGCAATTAATAGAGCTTATTAGTGTGTCTTCTGAGAAGTTAAAGGGACTCATAAATGGATTGTTGACCTATAGCAAAGCGGAGGCATTGCAAAAAGAAAAAAAGTCTGCCGTAAGCCTCACAACATTTTTGGAAGAGATCAAGAGTGTTTACTCGATGGATAAGAAAGCCAATATTCGTCTAAATACAGATATGACAGAGATTATCACTAACAGGTTTGCTTTTGAACAGATTATCAGAAATCTGGTATCAAATGCCATCCGATATAATGATAAGGAAGTAGTGGAGGTAGAGATAGGGGTATTTGGCAATGAAAAGTACTATGAGTGCTATGTTCAGGATAATGGGTTAGGGATTCCTAAGGTTTATCATAAAAAGATTTTCAGGGCTTTTGAAATTCTGGAGCGGAAAGACCGATATGGGCAATATGGACACGGAATCGGTTTAGCCATTGTAGAAAAAGCAATTAACTCATTGGGTGGGGCTATTGGTGTGAGTTCTGAAAAAGGAAAAGGAACGAGGTTTACTTTTACACTTGAGCGATAA
- a CDS encoding tyrosine-protein phosphatase → MGLNYTDGCVNFRDFGAYINLILGKDLLPEGKFYRGGSIDHIDQHAEIEHVKSIVNLRNRMDYQPFEVNYYHFPMQNKVEKYDTSQKEVRKWLNIIMQLFEDQSLQYPVLIHCLSGKDRTGIVVCALLMIMGVQVDAIEEEYLLSEGEVKLSWIRQAMEGMWDMENYFSRVDLDKVRKNLLG, encoded by the coding sequence ATGGGACTGAATTACACAGACGGATGTGTTAACTTCAGAGACTTTGGAGCATATATCAACCTGATTCTTGGAAAGGATTTATTACCTGAAGGAAAGTTTTATAGGGGTGGGAGTATTGATCATATTGATCAGCATGCAGAGATTGAACACGTAAAATCGATTGTCAATTTGCGCAATAGAATGGACTACCAACCTTTTGAGGTAAACTATTACCATTTCCCGATGCAGAATAAGGTAGAAAAGTATGATACAAGCCAAAAAGAAGTCAGAAAGTGGCTAAACATAATCATGCAATTATTTGAGGATCAGTCTTTACAATACCCAGTGCTTATTCATTGTCTTTCGGGTAAGGACCGGACTGGAATTGTGGTCTGCGCACTGCTGATGATAATGGGGGTACAAGTAGATGCTATCGAGGAAGAGTATTTGTTGAGTGAGGGAGAAGTGAAGTTATCATGGATAAGACAGGCTATGGAAGGAATGTGGGATATGGAGAATTACTTTAGCCGTGTCGATCTGGATAAAGTTAGGAAAAACCTTCTTGGATGA
- a CDS encoding peroxiredoxin: MTYTGRKFPNITVPAMNELGDTIELNVLEEAVKNKKKVLLFWYPKDFTFVCPTELHAFQEALPEFDKRNTIVIGASCDTAEVHFAWLNTAKDQGGIEGVTYNILADSNRNLSSVLGILDAQQTVRNEELDIDLKVGDNVTYRATYLIDEEGVVFHEGVNHMPLGRNVSEFLRMIDAYAHVQQHGEVCPANWEEGKDAMKADRSGVADYLSSH, from the coding sequence ATGACATATACAGGCAGAAAATTCCCGAATATTACAGTACCAGCAATGAACGAATTAGGTGACACTATTGAACTAAACGTTCTGGAAGAAGCTGTAAAGAATAAGAAAAAAGTATTGCTTTTCTGGTATCCAAAAGACTTCACTTTTGTTTGTCCAACAGAGCTACACGCTTTCCAAGAAGCACTACCTGAATTTGATAAAAGAAATACAATCGTAATCGGTGCTTCATGTGACACTGCAGAAGTTCACTTCGCTTGGTTGAACACAGCAAAAGATCAAGGTGGTATCGAAGGCGTAACATATAATATTCTGGCTGACAGCAACCGTAACCTTTCATCAGTATTGGGTATTCTGGATGCTCAGCAAACTGTAAGAAACGAAGAATTGGATATTGACCTGAAAGTAGGAGACAACGTAACTTACCGTGCTACTTACCTGATTGACGAGGAAGGTGTTGTATTCCACGAAGGTGTTAACCATATGCCACTAGGCAGAAATGTTAGTGAATTCTTGCGTATGATTGATGCATATGCACACGTACAGCAGCATGGCGAAGTATGCCCTGCCAACTGGGAAGAAGGAAAAGATGCAATGAAAGCAGATCGCTCCGGTGTTGCTGACTACCTGAGCTCGCACTAA
- a CDS encoding thioredoxin family protein, with product MFEELKEDNLAEVINNNETVLVQFSAGWCGNCRIMKPKFKRFAGETPNAKFVVVDAEKFPESRKLADVNNLPTFAAFKNGALINQVQTNKAESLKTFIDETTSN from the coding sequence ATGTTTGAAGAACTGAAAGAAGATAACCTGGCTGAAGTAATCAATAATAATGAAACTGTATTGGTTCAATTCTCCGCAGGATGGTGTGGAAACTGCCGTATCATGAAACCTAAGTTCAAAAGGTTTGCAGGTGAAACTCCTAATGCTAAATTTGTTGTGGTTGATGCTGAAAAGTTCCCTGAGTCGCGTAAACTGGCTGACGTAAATAACCTGCCTACCTTTGCGGCTTTCAAAAATGGAGCACTAATCAACCAAGTACAGACAAACAAAGCAGAATCCCTAAAAACTTTTATCGATGAGACTACCAGTAATTAA
- a CDS encoding flavin-containing monooxygenase, with translation MRIAIIGAGISGIATAIILQKAGHAVTLFEKSDKIGGVWAMSYPNVRLQNVGEQYCFSDFPWPKQPDQHPTAGQIMEYLEAAIEHFKLDVRLSHNIITMDETATGWSLQVAKGSETKTHDFDYVISAIGQYSGGKRRPEFKGEHLFKGEIITEREMKDLSNFEGKRVAVVGFGKSALDMATMASKQGAQVEHVFRTARWTIPFKILGIHYSYPLFSRFGSVMMSSWAHPSTMEQLLHNKLDFVVKGFWSSLSGLFATQAKANAWFKGDEAKLRIQKVIPEHPFIKDLRSAAALEPTQYYEFVAEGKINPHQGDLVAFSEKGVLLKDGREVEADMVVLSLGSEKPRFPFMPEKYRTMLEKETDGVQLYRHILHPDIPRFAFAGYNHGFMHVPAAEVGAAWLCAVLDGDLTLPEIAEMKKAIEYMSEWKRNHIHFEPSRSCAINTRFQQYLDIMLKELEVSPYRKSNPIAELFGRYEAKDYSGVYEEYCKAKAKRQKPLESLEIWT, from the coding sequence ATGCGCATTGCTATTATCGGAGCCGGAATATCTGGCATTGCTACTGCTATTATTTTACAGAAAGCGGGTCATGCTGTAACCCTCTTTGAAAAATCAGACAAAATTGGAGGAGTGTGGGCGATGAGTTACCCAAATGTTCGCTTGCAAAATGTAGGGGAGCAATATTGCTTCTCTGATTTTCCTTGGCCCAAACAGCCAGACCAGCATCCAACAGCAGGTCAAATAATGGAATACCTTGAAGCTGCTATAGAACATTTTAAGTTGGATGTGAGGTTGTCCCATAACATCATTACGATGGATGAAACAGCTACTGGTTGGAGCTTACAGGTGGCAAAGGGTTCAGAAACTAAAACTCACGATTTTGATTATGTGATTTCAGCCATAGGTCAGTATAGCGGTGGTAAACGCAGACCTGAATTTAAAGGAGAGCATTTATTTAAGGGTGAAATTATCACAGAACGTGAAATGAAAGACCTCAGCAATTTTGAAGGCAAGCGGGTTGCAGTGGTGGGCTTTGGCAAAAGTGCCTTGGATATGGCTACTATGGCAAGTAAACAAGGAGCACAGGTAGAGCATGTCTTCCGTACAGCCCGTTGGACAATTCCATTCAAGATTTTGGGTATTCATTATTCTTATCCACTGTTCAGTAGGTTTGGTTCAGTGATGATGAGTAGCTGGGCACATCCTAGCACGATGGAACAATTGCTACATAACAAGTTGGACTTTGTGGTGAAGGGGTTCTGGAGTTCACTGTCAGGCCTTTTTGCGACACAGGCAAAAGCCAATGCTTGGTTTAAAGGAGATGAAGCCAAGCTTAGGATACAGAAAGTAATCCCCGAACATCCGTTTATCAAGGACCTGCGTTCAGCGGCAGCACTGGAACCTACCCAATATTATGAGTTTGTAGCAGAAGGGAAAATCAACCCGCATCAAGGGGATTTGGTGGCTTTTTCAGAAAAAGGAGTCCTGCTAAAGGATGGTCGTGAAGTGGAAGCAGATATGGTGGTTCTTTCGCTGGGATCAGAAAAACCTCGTTTTCCATTTATGCCAGAGAAGTATCGTACCATGCTGGAAAAGGAGACAGATGGTGTGCAACTCTATCGCCATATTCTACACCCTGACATTCCAAGGTTTGCTTTTGCAGGGTATAATCATGGTTTTATGCACGTGCCTGCAGCTGAAGTAGGGGCAGCTTGGTTATGTGCTGTTTTGGATGGTGACTTGACCTTACCGGAGATTGCCGAGATGAAAAAGGCGATTGAGTATATGAGTGAATGGAAACGTAACCATATCCATTTTGAGCCTTCCCGTTCTTGTGCGATCAACACCCGTTTTCAGCAGTACTTGGATATTATGCTGAAGGAACTCGAAGTTTCTCCATACAGAAAATCTAACCCAATCGCTGAACTGTTCGGTCGTTATGAAGCAAAGGACTATTCGGGTGTTTATGAAGAGTATTGTAAGGCAAAAGCAAAACGTCAAAAGCCGTTAGAGAGTTTAGAAATCTGGACTTGA
- a CDS encoding DUF3050 domain-containing protein, whose protein sequence is MSQLDHIENELAELRSELRYHALYDRLKSIEDIQIFTENHVFAVWDFMSLLKSLQIILTNLSVPWTPNRSSTLARFINEIVCGEETDINEKGEPKSHYEMYLDAMVQIEADTDKVVAFVEAVSEGAEVQELAAQMELDQVVQEFMGFTFDIIQTREPHLIASAFTYGREDVIPDMFIKVLKNHENSQQTCNKLKYYLDRHIELDGDEHGPLSLRMVAELCGTDDKKWREALHVAKEALQLRIRLWDRITELIDQKNSVRMSY, encoded by the coding sequence ATGAGTCAATTAGATCATATAGAGAATGAGCTTGCAGAATTGAGAAGCGAGCTTAGGTATCATGCCTTGTATGACCGTCTGAAGAGTATAGAGGATATTCAGATTTTTACTGAAAATCATGTCTTTGCTGTTTGGGACTTTATGTCTTTGTTGAAATCCCTGCAAATTATTTTGACCAACCTTTCAGTGCCTTGGACACCCAACCGGAGTTCTACCTTGGCCAGGTTTATCAATGAAATTGTTTGTGGAGAGGAAACGGATATCAATGAAAAGGGAGAGCCTAAGAGTCATTATGAAATGTACTTGGATGCAATGGTCCAAATCGAAGCTGATACAGATAAAGTGGTTGCATTTGTAGAGGCTGTCAGTGAGGGTGCGGAGGTACAGGAGCTGGCAGCTCAGATGGAGCTGGATCAGGTAGTGCAAGAATTTATGGGTTTTACATTTGATATTATCCAAACCCGGGAACCGCATCTGATCGCTTCAGCTTTTACTTATGGGAGGGAAGATGTTATTCCAGATATGTTTATCAAGGTTTTAAAGAACCATGAAAATAGCCAACAGACCTGTAATAAGCTCAAATATTACCTTGATAGGCATATTGAGCTTGACGGAGATGAACATGGGCCACTTTCATTACGTATGGTTGCCGAGTTATGTGGAACCGATGATAAGAAATGGAGAGAGGCTTTACATGTAGCCAAAGAAGCGCTACAACTAAGAATAAGACTGTGGGACAGAATCACTGAGCTGATTGATCAAAAAAACAGTGTCAGGATGTCTTACTAA
- a CDS encoding helix-turn-helix domain-containing protein — protein MPQLTLLQRGTIARLLPQGFSFAAIAREIGVNRSTVKREVERNCNKDGSYHAPAAEQHSRCRKAVAGVKAYFSRDIPMSQGGRRGKAIRARRPYPKFFEEKRIPKRRYFYWRKRRDFRYRLWTSWERIRYRHRDNKALKQWLDSRRKRNYYKEYKVRWMFGIPVRLPFVPRPLYLRKPFQYRAPRKVYRKPYPRLILKPKPVVSIPLLEVVSEERAVIESLKKYPVPLLVHFVVWLWYIQRRLYPFALGPP, from the coding sequence ATGCCCCAACTCACCCTTTTACAACGTGGAACCATTGCAAGACTCTTGCCTCAAGGATTTTCCTTTGCTGCTATTGCAAGGGAGATTGGGGTAAACCGCTCCACGGTCAAAAGGGAAGTGGAACGCAATTGCAATAAGGATGGCAGCTACCATGCGCCTGCGGCGGAACAGCACAGCCGATGCCGTAAAGCAGTGGCAGGAGTAAAAGCGTACTTCAGTCGGGATATCCCTATGTCACAGGGTGGCAGGAGAGGAAAAGCGATAAGGGCAAGAAGGCCTTACCCGAAATTTTTCGAAGAGAAACGCATTCCGAAGAGGCGGTATTTCTACTGGCGTAAGAGACGGGATTTCCGCTATCGCCTTTGGACAAGCTGGGAAAGAATCCGTTATCGTCATCGGGATAACAAGGCGTTGAAGCAGTGGCTGGATAGCCGCCGGAAGCGCAACTATTATAAGGAGTATAAGGTTCGCTGGATGTTTGGCATTCCTGTTCGCTTGCCTTTTGTACCAAGACCGTTATACCTAAGAAAACCATTCCAATATCGAGCACCCCGAAAGGTTTACAGAAAACCTTATCCAAGATTAATTCTCAAGCCAAAGCCAGTTGTCTCTATTCCATTGCTGGAAGTCGTTTCTGAAGAGAGAGCAGTAATTGAATCTCTGAAAAAATACCCTGTGCCATTGCTGGTTCACTTTGTTGTATGGCTTTGGTATATTCAAAGGCGATTGTATCCTTTTGCTTTAGGACCACCATAA
- a CDS encoding 5-methylcytosine restriction system specificity protein McrC, whose product MRPDIVLTFLDGQEKVVLDTKWKIPQSGQPTDDDLKQMYVYHRYWDAKKTYLLYPRAYKQQVKKKGCYHDNDMGFECYMYYLDVIDGERLNNNLGEFIKEFSGAEI is encoded by the coding sequence GTGCGTCCAGATATTGTATTAACGTTTTTAGATGGACAAGAGAAAGTTGTTTTGGATACTAAGTGGAAAATTCCCCAGAGTGGACAACCCACAGACGATGATTTAAAGCAGATGTATGTATACCATCGTTATTGGGATGCGAAAAAGACCTACTTACTTTATCCTAGAGCGTACAAACAGCAGGTAAAAAAGAAAGGTTGCTATCATGATAATGATATGGGATTTGAATGCTATATGTATTATTTGGATGTCATTGATGGTGAAAGGTTGAATAATAATTTGGGAGAATTTATAAAAGAATTTTCCGGAGCAGAGATTTAA
- a CDS encoding ATP-binding protein, with protein sequence MINNNQCTENINAIKRILQRERIARKKAEEVIEEKSMELYNLNQELITANHSLEEKVKARTLELQQTLSDLQNLNQELTLAKEKAEQANKAKDNFLATMSHEIRTPLNAVIGISYRLLQDDPKTEQLPNLETLRFSSENLLSLINDILDYNKMEANKLDLEEIPFNIQSQAQKVKDAWGIKAKEKGIRLKCLIDSEADKMVLGDPTRLSQVLNNLIGNALKFTEEGNITLAVNVTDEDKSHLFVEFEVKDTGIGIPQSKLDSIFDRFTQADNSTSRKYGGSGLGLTISNKILKLYGSKLKVESEADKGTTFSFIIAFQKAALEERQQEFASKDVPLEGKSVLVVEDNNVNQQLVEWFLNEWGCKIDFADTGKMALEKVHENQYDFILMDLQMPGMDGFETTEAVRKSSNKNIETPILALTATAMMGGVRSQIYDAGMNGIVSKPFKPDELLTVIQKALSSI encoded by the coding sequence ATGATCAATAATAATCAGTGTACTGAAAATATCAATGCAATCAAGAGGATATTGCAGCGGGAAAGGATTGCCCGAAAGAAGGCCGAGGAGGTGATTGAGGAAAAGTCGATGGAGTTATATAACCTGAATCAGGAACTTATAACAGCCAACCATTCACTGGAAGAGAAAGTCAAGGCCAGGACCTTGGAGTTGCAACAGACGTTGAGTGATCTTCAAAACCTGAATCAGGAACTGACTTTAGCCAAAGAAAAAGCAGAACAAGCTAACAAGGCTAAAGATAATTTTTTGGCTACCATGAGCCATGAGATCCGGACTCCCCTGAATGCTGTAATTGGTATTTCTTACAGGTTGCTTCAGGACGATCCGAAAACGGAACAATTGCCTAACCTTGAAACACTCCGATTCTCCTCCGAAAACTTGCTTTCCCTTATCAATGATATTCTTGATTACAATAAGATGGAAGCGAATAAGCTGGATTTGGAGGAAATCCCATTCAACATTCAGTCCCAAGCGCAGAAGGTAAAAGATGCATGGGGAATCAAGGCAAAGGAAAAGGGAATCCGTTTGAAATGCCTGATTGATTCTGAAGCAGACAAGATGGTATTGGGTGACCCTACCCGTTTGTCACAGGTACTCAATAACCTTATAGGTAATGCCCTTAAGTTTACAGAAGAGGGGAACATTACTTTGGCTGTGAATGTGACAGACGAAGACAAAAGCCATCTTTTTGTAGAGTTTGAGGTGAAGGACACTGGTATTGGGATACCTCAAAGTAAGCTGGATAGTATCTTTGACCGTTTTACCCAAGCAGATAATAGTACTTCAAGAAAGTACGGAGGATCGGGTTTGGGGTTGACGATCAGTAATAAAATACTGAAGCTCTATGGTTCAAAATTAAAAGTAGAGAGCGAAGCAGATAAAGGTACCACTTTCTCATTTATTATTGCTTTCCAAAAAGCTGCTTTAGAAGAAAGACAGCAAGAGTTTGCCTCAAAAGATGTCCCATTGGAAGGAAAGAGTGTATTGGTAGTAGAAGATAACAACGTCAACCAGCAGTTGGTAGAGTGGTTCCTGAATGAATGGGGCTGTAAGATAGACTTTGCTGATACTGGAAAAATGGCATTGGAAAAAGTGCATGAAAACCAGTATGATTTTATTCTGATGGATTTGCAAATGCCGGGTATGGATGGCTTCGAAACCACAGAAGCTGTACGCAAATCTTCCAATAAAAATATAGAAACGCCAATACTGGCTTTAACGGCAACTGCTATGATGGGTGGTGTCAGAAGTCAGATTTATGATGCAGGTATGAACGGGATTGTAAGTAAGCCATTTAAGCCGGATGAATTGTTGACAGTCATACAAAAGGCATTATCATCTATTTAA
- a CDS encoding DUF6952 family protein, with amino-acid sequence MRLPVIKHVHEFIKEHDQDYVIEALEVLENLAENENLKDEELDVIGELISNMYGALEVRELVKQGKSEKEALNDFMKRVVGSIS; translated from the coding sequence ATGAGACTACCAGTAATTAAGCACGTACACGAGTTTATCAAGGAGCACGATCAGGATTATGTGATCGAGGCATTGGAAGTGTTGGAGAACCTTGCAGAAAATGAAAACCTGAAAGACGAAGAACTCGATGTAATCGGTGAACTGATCTCCAATATGTATGGCGCACTGGAAGTGCGTGAACTGGTCAAACAAGGAAAATCAGAAAAAGAAGCCCTCAATGACTTTATGAAAAGAGTAGTGGGATCAATAAGTTAA
- a CDS encoding HipA family kinase, with protein MSKPEIRTVDVTRYVQPLREGGSLPAIVEADDEFLYVLKFRGAGQGKKALIAELIGGELARAIGLKVPELVFMNLDDSFSRMEPDEEIQDLLKFSVGLNLGLHYLSGAITYDPLVSVADPLSASKVVLLDSLISNVDRTPRNTNMLNWKNELWLIDHGASLYFHHAWNSWEDHAQRTFPKVKDHVMLERATMLEQAAEEIKASLNPEVIRNIVEVIPDDFLIQEGDDKTPDEKREVYRKVLETKLSNLDLLTKEATDARKAIV; from the coding sequence ATGAGTAAACCTGAGATACGAACAGTAGATGTGACACGGTATGTACAGCCACTGAGAGAAGGTGGTTCGTTACCCGCTATTGTAGAAGCGGATGATGAGTTTTTGTATGTACTGAAATTCCGAGGGGCAGGGCAAGGGAAAAAGGCACTGATTGCGGAGTTGATTGGAGGTGAGTTGGCAAGAGCCATTGGTCTGAAAGTACCGGAACTGGTATTTATGAATTTGGATGATTCGTTCAGTAGAATGGAGCCAGATGAAGAGATTCAGGACTTACTGAAATTTAGTGTAGGGCTAAATTTAGGTTTGCATTATTTGTCAGGTGCCATAACCTATGACCCCTTGGTATCGGTGGCTGATCCACTGTCGGCATCGAAGGTAGTTTTGCTTGATAGCTTGATCAGTAATGTGGATCGCACGCCCCGCAATACCAATATGCTCAATTGGAAGAATGAGCTTTGGCTGATAGACCATGGGGCTAGCCTGTATTTTCACCATGCATGGAACAGCTGGGAAGACCATGCTCAGCGTACCTTTCCAAAGGTGAAAGATCACGTGATGTTAGAAAGAGCAACTATGTTGGAGCAGGCTGCTGAAGAGATTAAGGCAAGTCTCAATCCTGAAGTTATCCGTAATATTGTGGAAGTGATTCCGGATGATTTCCTGATACAGGAGGGGGATGATAAGACACCGGATGAGAAAAGGGAGGTTTACAGAAAAGTATTGGAAACCAAGTTGTCCAATCTTGATTTACTAACAAAAGAAGCGACTGATGCAAGAAAAGCAATTGTATGA
- a CDS encoding heme NO-binding domain-containing protein, translated as MKGIVFTQLLEMVEEQFGYDIADKVILDSELPNDGIYTAVGTYPHEELMTILERLQERTDISIPQLMYEYGKHLFGVFTSMYSHFIKDVDDLFEFLQQIDGHIHKEVLKLYPDAELPKFRYELTDEGNTLLMYYSSQRKMADFAEGLLMGAITYFGEKVMVNRENLDDGTNVKFVIQKQQ; from the coding sequence ATGAAAGGAATCGTCTTTACACAACTGCTGGAAATGGTAGAGGAACAGTTTGGCTACGATATAGCAGATAAAGTAATACTGGATAGTGAACTTCCCAATGATGGCATCTATACCGCTGTTGGTACTTACCCACATGAAGAACTGATGACGATTCTGGAGCGTCTTCAGGAAAGAACGGATATCAGTATTCCCCAACTAATGTATGAATATGGCAAGCACCTTTTTGGTGTATTTACGTCTATGTACAGTCATTTTATAAAGGATGTAGACGATTTATTTGAGTTTCTACAGCAAATTGATGGGCATATACATAAAGAAGTGTTGAAGCTCTATCCAGATGCGGAGCTTCCCAAGTTCCGTTATGAGTTGACAGATGAAGGAAATACCCTGTTGATGTATTATTCTTCACAACGAAAAATGGCAGATTTCGCTGAAGGCTTGCTGATGGGAGCGATTACCTATTTTGGTGAAAAAGTTATGGTAAACCGTGAAAATCTTGATGATGGAACCAATGTAAAGTTTGTCATTCAGAAGCAGCAATAA
- a CDS encoding transposase, translating to MPYDPQKHHRRSIRLKGYDYSQAGLYFITTCVQNRKYLFGKINNGEMILNDAGKMIETEWLDLKNRFPNIELHEFVVMPNHFHSILEIQNTPVRAPLVGALGADAQDVDIRNNGDNETQHSHMKGQQGLSQQKTVGDMMDAFKSITTVEYIRGVKQMGWQPFDGKLWQRNYYEHIIRNEAACQRIVAYIINNPVNWDKDKFST from the coding sequence ATGCCTTATGACCCACAAAAACATCACCGCAGATCCATTCGCCTCAAAGGATACGATTATTCGCAGGCAGGATTATATTTCATTACTACCTGTGTTCAAAACCGGAAATACCTGTTTGGAAAAATCAACAATGGTGAAATGATTTTGAATGATGCCGGTAAAATGATTGAAACCGAATGGCTAGACTTAAAAAACCGATTCCCCAATATCGAATTGCACGAATTTGTGGTGATGCCCAATCATTTCCACAGCATCTTGGAAATCCAAAATACCCCCGTACGGGCACCCCTTGTGGGTGCCCTTGGTGCAGATGCCCAAGACGTGGATATCCGAAATAATGGTGATAATGAAACACAACATTCCCATATGAAAGGGCAACAAGGGTTGTCCCAACAGAAAACAGTAGGGGATATGATGGATGCATTCAAATCAATTACGACTGTTGAATATATCCGTGGGGTCAAGCAAATGGGATGGCAACCGTTTGATGGGAAATTGTGGCAGCGTAATTATTATGAGCATATTATCCGTAATGAGGCTGCGTGTCAGAGAATAGTGGCATATATTATAAACAATCCCGTCAATTGGGATAAGGATAAATTTTCCACGTAG
- a CDS encoding DUF3037 domain-containing protein, with the protein MQEKQLYEYAFIRFVPKVERGEFINVGVIIYCKFKKYIGVKYHIDEKRLEAFSDRTDAGVLEAYLKTWELICNGGKDGGNIAQLDMPSRFRWLTATRSTIIQSSEVHTGLCTEPEAVLEKLFEEYVL; encoded by the coding sequence ATGCAAGAAAAGCAATTGTATGAATATGCCTTCATTCGCTTTGTTCCTAAAGTAGAGCGAGGGGAGTTTATCAACGTAGGAGTTATTATATACTGTAAGTTCAAGAAATATATAGGAGTCAAATACCACATTGACGAAAAGCGTTTGGAAGCTTTTTCTGATCGTACTGATGCAGGTGTTCTGGAAGCGTACCTGAAAACATGGGAACTGATCTGTAATGGTGGTAAGGATGGCGGTAATATTGCTCAATTGGATATGCCAAGCAGGTTCCGTTGGTTGACAGCTACAAGGAGTACAATTATCCAAAGTTCGGAAGTGCATACAGGACTTTGTACAGAACCTGAAGCAGTCTTGGAAAAGCTTTTTGAAGAATATGTCCTTTAG